The Synchiropus splendidus isolate RoL2022-P1 chromosome 1, RoL_Sspl_1.0, whole genome shotgun sequence genome includes a window with the following:
- the LOC128749648 gene encoding O-acyltransferase like protein-like isoform X1 codes for MAAGYVLLLLIVTCSALEKCKNDTDVFLQELSQNNPKDFAVVMYDSFGKMGSGVVGGNVNQPGSLHECLSVQTASFSGQYCQVFISQGRAVHFVGICVPDSCSKTQVHMMVLRGNFDLCAEKIYLFHSLSRDVYVRGSRGADRCPELCGDSVGGETFHSSEVEVTLNRTIKFL; via the exons ATGGCTGCGGGAtacgtgttgctgctgctgatcgtGACCTGCTCTGCCCTGGAAAAATGTAAGaatgacacagatgtttttctccaggaactCAGTCAGAACAATCCAAAGGATTTTGCTGTTGTCA TGTATGATTCATTCGGAAAGATGGGAAGTGGAGTTGTCGGAGGCAACGTCAACCAACCTGGTTCACTACATGAATGCCTTTCTGTCCAAACTGCATCTTTCTCTGGACAATACTGCCAAGTATTTATTTCTCAG ggcAGAGCTGTTCACTTTGTGGGGATCTGTGTTCCTGACTCCTGCAGTAAAACACAGGTTCACATGATGGTGCTACGGGGTAACTTTGACTTGTGTGCTGAAAAGATCTATCTCTTCCACTCTTTATCCAGAG ATGTATATGTTCGTGGGTCACGTGGCGCTGATCGTTGTCCTGAGCTATGTGGTGACAGTGTTGGTGGAGAGACCTTTCATTCTTCTGAAGTGGAAGTGACACTAAACAGAACAATAAAGTTCTTATGA
- the LOC128749648 gene encoding O-acyltransferase like protein-like isoform X3, with amino-acid sequence MAAGYVLLLLIVTCSALEKCKNDTDVFLQELSQNNPKDFAVVMYDSFGKMGSGVVGGNVNQPGSLHECLSVQTASFSGQYCQVFISQGRAVHFVGICVPDSCSKTQVHMMVLRDVYVRGSRGADRCPELCGDSVGGETFHSSEVEVTLNRTIKFL; translated from the exons ATGGCTGCGGGAtacgtgttgctgctgctgatcgtGACCTGCTCTGCCCTGGAAAAATGTAAGaatgacacagatgtttttctccaggaactCAGTCAGAACAATCCAAAGGATTTTGCTGTTGTCA TGTATGATTCATTCGGAAAGATGGGAAGTGGAGTTGTCGGAGGCAACGTCAACCAACCTGGTTCACTACATGAATGCCTTTCTGTCCAAACTGCATCTTTCTCTGGACAATACTGCCAAGTATTTATTTCTCAG ggcAGAGCTGTTCACTTTGTGGGGATCTGTGTTCCTGACTCCTGCAGTAAAACACAGGTTCACATGATGGTGCTACGGG ATGTATATGTTCGTGGGTCACGTGGCGCTGATCGTTGTCCTGAGCTATGTGGTGACAGTGTTGGTGGAGAGACCTTTCATTCTTCTGAAGTGGAAGTGACACTAAACAGAACAATAAAGTTCTTATGA
- the LOC128749648 gene encoding O-acyltransferase like protein-like isoform X2 translates to MAAGYVLLLLIVTCSALEKCKNDTDVFLQELSQNNPKDFAVVMYDSFGKMGSGVVGGNVNQPGSLHECLSVQTASFSGQYCQVFISQGRAVHFVGICVPDSCSKTQVHMMVLRGNFDLCAEKIYLFHSLSRGKSPNINLSSIGLQETPIHYLDINFVSLLKTLTNYLCLSF, encoded by the exons ATGGCTGCGGGAtacgtgttgctgctgctgatcgtGACCTGCTCTGCCCTGGAAAAATGTAAGaatgacacagatgtttttctccaggaactCAGTCAGAACAATCCAAAGGATTTTGCTGTTGTCA TGTATGATTCATTCGGAAAGATGGGAAGTGGAGTTGTCGGAGGCAACGTCAACCAACCTGGTTCACTACATGAATGCCTTTCTGTCCAAACTGCATCTTTCTCTGGACAATACTGCCAAGTATTTATTTCTCAG ggcAGAGCTGTTCACTTTGTGGGGATCTGTGTTCCTGACTCCTGCAGTAAAACACAGGTTCACATGATGGTGCTACGGGGTAACTTTGACTTGTGTGCTGAAAAGATCTATCTCTTCCACTCTTTATCCAGAG GCAAATCGCCAAACATCAATCTCAGTTCCATTGGCCTGCAAGAAACTCCGATACACTATTTAGACATCAACTTTGTGAgtcttttaaaaacactcacaaattatctctgtctgtctttttaa